The following coding sequences lie in one Pseudoxanthomonas sp. SE1 genomic window:
- a CDS encoding GntR family transcriptional regulator, which produces MQKNLLEEYQRLQTGESTRAVAYLRLRRALQNLMDAGVLKPGQALPSERDLAQLLDLSRVTIRKALAGLIESGLLVQRQGAGTFVAERILRQFSRLTSFTDDLRERGLNPQVKFLERSVGEVTPEESMALNLSPGSGVVRMYRLRHVDGAPIAIERTLVPYLLLPDPDSVTTSLYEALDAYGHRPRRALQRLRAVALDEEAARHLELPVGAPGLLVERRAFLEDGRVVESTRSFYRGDAYDFVAELQSD; this is translated from the coding sequence ATGCAAAAGAACCTGCTCGAGGAATACCAGCGGTTGCAGACCGGCGAGTCCACCCGCGCCGTGGCCTACCTGCGCCTGCGCCGCGCGCTGCAGAACCTGATGGACGCGGGCGTGCTGAAGCCGGGTCAGGCGCTTCCCAGCGAGCGCGACCTGGCCCAGTTGCTGGATCTCTCGCGGGTGACCATTCGCAAGGCGCTGGCCGGGTTGATCGAAAGTGGTCTGCTCGTGCAGCGTCAAGGCGCCGGCACCTTCGTGGCCGAGCGCATCCTGCGCCAGTTCTCGCGCCTGACCAGTTTCACCGACGACCTGCGCGAGCGTGGGCTCAATCCACAGGTGAAGTTCCTGGAGCGCTCCGTGGGTGAAGTGACTCCGGAAGAGTCGATGGCGCTGAACCTGTCACCCGGCAGCGGCGTGGTGCGCATGTATCGCCTGCGCCACGTGGACGGGGCGCCGATCGCCATCGAACGGACCCTGGTGCCCTATCTGCTGCTGCCGGACCCCGACAGCGTCACCACGTCCTTGTATGAGGCGCTGGATGCCTACGGCCATCGGCCGCGGCGCGCCCTCCAGCGCTTGCGTGCGGTCGCCCTGGACGAGGAGGCCGCCCGCCATCTCGAGCTGCCGGTCGGCGCCCCCGGCCTCCTGGTCGAGCGTCGCGCCTTTCTTGAAGATGGCCGGGTCGTCGAATCCACCCGGTCCTTCTACCGCGGCGACGCTTACGATTTCGTCGCCGAACTCCAGAGCGACTGA
- the zwf gene encoding glucose-6-phosphate dehydrogenase: MTAKTLPVDIFDLVIFGGTGDLALRKLLPGLLRRYADGQIPEDSRILGVARDKQGDAEYRAKVGDALARACGNDESLKAKLPAFLEKLGYQALDATKDEGWDDFAARLQTPGDRIRVFYLSTSPTLFVNICDRLRTHGLNTGGARVVIEKPIGHDSASAAVINDAVGSAFAESQIFRIDHYLGKETVQNLLALRFANILFEPLWNASRIDHVQITVAETVGLEKRAGYYDTSGALRDMVQNHLLQLLCMVAMEPPAALQADAVRDEKLKVLRSLRPITAEDAGQLTVRGQYRAGASNGAAVPGYLDELGRDDSRTETFVAIKAEVDNWRWAGVPFYLRTGKRLSERVSEIVIAFKHVPHSIFDDSAGPVMGNKLVLRLQPDEGVKLWLMIKDPGPGGLRLQHVPLDMSFAEAFGVHQPEAYERLLMDVVRGNQTLFMRRDEVEAAWKWVDPILAAWENLREAPKPYTAGSWGPSAAVALVERDGRTWHEDTV, from the coding sequence GTGACTGCGAAGACCCTGCCCGTCGATATCTTCGATCTCGTCATCTTCGGTGGCACCGGCGATCTGGCGCTGCGCAAGCTCCTGCCCGGGCTGCTGCGCCGCTACGCCGACGGCCAGATCCCCGAAGACAGCCGCATCCTGGGCGTGGCCCGCGACAAGCAGGGCGATGCCGAGTACCGGGCGAAGGTCGGTGACGCGCTGGCCCGCGCCTGCGGCAACGATGAATCGCTGAAGGCCAAGCTGCCGGCGTTCCTCGAGAAGTTGGGCTATCAGGCCCTGGATGCCACCAAGGACGAGGGCTGGGACGATTTCGCCGCCCGCCTGCAGACCCCCGGCGACCGCATCCGCGTGTTCTACCTGTCCACCAGCCCCACGCTGTTCGTGAACATCTGCGACCGCCTGCGCACGCACGGCCTGAATACCGGCGGCGCCCGCGTGGTCATCGAGAAACCCATCGGCCACGACTCGGCCAGCGCTGCTGTCATCAACGACGCCGTCGGCAGCGCGTTCGCGGAAAGCCAGATCTTCCGCATCGACCACTACCTGGGCAAAGAAACCGTCCAGAACCTGCTGGCGCTGCGCTTCGCCAACATCCTGTTCGAGCCGCTGTGGAATGCCAGCCGCATCGACCACGTGCAGATCACCGTGGCCGAGACCGTCGGCCTGGAGAAGCGCGCCGGCTACTACGACACTTCCGGCGCGCTGCGCGACATGGTGCAGAACCACCTGCTGCAGCTGCTGTGCATGGTGGCGATGGAACCGCCCGCCGCCCTGCAGGCCGACGCCGTGCGCGACGAGAAACTGAAGGTGCTGCGTTCGCTGCGCCCGATCACCGCCGAAGACGCCGGCCAACTGACCGTGCGTGGCCAGTACCGCGCCGGCGCCAGCAATGGCGCGGCCGTGCCCGGCTACCTGGACGAACTGGGCCGCGATGATTCGCGCACCGAGACCTTCGTGGCCATCAAGGCCGAAGTGGACAACTGGCGCTGGGCCGGCGTGCCGTTCTACCTGCGCACCGGCAAGCGCCTGTCCGAGCGCGTGTCGGAAATCGTCATCGCCTTCAAGCACGTGCCGCATTCCATCTTCGACGACAGCGCCGGCCCGGTGATGGGCAACAAGCTGGTGCTGCGCCTGCAGCCGGACGAAGGCGTCAAGCTGTGGCTGATGATCAAGGACCCGGGCCCCGGCGGCCTGCGCCTGCAGCACGTGCCGCTGGACATGAGCTTCGCCGAAGCCTTCGGCGTGCACCAGCCGGAAGCCTACGAACGCCTGCTGATGGACGTGGTGCGCGGCAACCAGACGCTCTTCATGCGCCGCGACGAAGTGGAAGCGGCCTGGAAGTGGGTCGACCCGATCCTGGCCGCCTGGGAAAACCTGCGCGAAGCCCCCAAGCCGTACACCGCCGGTTCGTGGGGCCCCAGCGCCGCCGTGGCCCTGGTCGAACGCGACGGCCGCACCTGGCACGAAGACACCGTCTGA